The genomic segment TTATATTGATACGAAATGCATTATAGCGTATGAAATAAAATTTGCTCAAGCCATATTAAATTTTGATCTCAAATTAGCCTATGACATGCAATATTTTAAAGACTTACAATTGGCCTTGTCGAATTGGGATTTGCCATTAAATTTTACGTTTGGAATCTGGGGAATACCGTTATATTTATGGTCATGCAGGAGCGGTGAGCTTGTGATAAATTTTCATGAAAGTTTTTGGCAGATACTATACGGAAAAAGTATATTGCTGATTGCGTTTATTTTCTCGGCTGTTCTCGTGTATAAAATTTGTCGTGCGATAAATATTAATCCGCAAAAATCGCGTTGGGGAGCATATATTTATTTTACGTCGTCGATGTCAATAAATGTAATAAGTATCATAGGTCAGAGCGATATAATTTGCGTGTGCTTGACTTTATTGGGAGTGCTGGCTTACATTAAGAACGAGGATAAAAAATTTTTGTTCTGGTTTATAATCGGCTCACAGTTTAAGCAATACGCGTTTTTTGTGTTTGTGCCATTGTTATTATTGCGCGAGAAGAATTTATTTAAGATTGCGGGAAAAATATTTTTGCTGGCTGCTGTAACTATAATTTGCAATATACCGTTTATGCTTGTTCCGGAAGCTGCGAAGGCTCGTGCGGGTTTTACTGCTGAGATGCTAATAAAACTTTTAACAAATAGAATGCAGTTATTTCACGGAAGCGCGCCCGTTTTTGTAGTAATGTTAGGTTTATTATGTGTATATTGCTGG from the Synergistaceae bacterium genome contains:
- a CDS encoding EpsG family protein, which encodes MGDSSIQPELYESGPSKFEWALAFIVLIVPFMSFCYIDTKCIIAYEIKFAQAILNFDLKLAYDMQYFKDLQLALSNWDLPLNFTFGIWGIPLYLWSCRSGELVINFHESFWQILYGKSILLIAFIFSAVLVYKICRAININPQKSRWGAYIYFTSSMSINVISIIGQSDIICVCLTLLGVLAYIKNEDKKFLFWFIIGSQFKQYAFFVFVPLLLLREKNLFKIAGKIFLLAAVTIICNIPFMLVPEAAKARAGFTAEMLIKLLTNRMQLFHGSAPVFVVMLGLLCVYCWLHKFSNKSDKDEINHQTIFTAMLAMIILFTSFPTYPYWPIHMIPYLAIMTVSSHIDSRKFLLLES